The following proteins come from a genomic window of Dongia rigui:
- a CDS encoding M81 family metallopeptidase: MSDEMKKRLAVARLWYEGNSFSPLTTGLEIFEAREWVEGEAALPLYRDTATEMGAVIAFADAHEEWEVTFLRCAAAPPGGPVTDDAFAVIRGDILDGLQRQKWDAVYLSLHGAMITCGNPTPELDLLTDVRSVIGRTPLAVTFDLHANLGQPMIDLVDIAIGYKTYPHVDMDQVAARAVTLVTDMAQGKVKPVGAIAKVPAIFTSFNMRTTDGPMAEVASAAAKWRGEDGVLEATVFGGFAYGDSPFAGPTAMVFADGDRMLAQRAAKALAHDMASRRERFQLKLPSPAEAIAEALRTPGNKPAAITDPADNPLSGGIGDTPTLFRALLDARPDVPCVFAFFWDPDLVTEARRAGIGAKLDVAFGGRVSPAFGKPARISATVLALTEGKFRNVGPFENNLAIDVGQTALFDVEGIKVIVTSSCQTPNDPAYFTLHGIDLAQVGLLCVKAKNHFRAGFTPLTRTIIECDAPGPAAASLQHYKFRYAPDSLAR; encoded by the coding sequence ATGTCAGATGAAATGAAGAAGAGACTGGCGGTTGCGCGGCTGTGGTATGAGGGCAATTCCTTTTCGCCCCTCACCACCGGGCTTGAGATCTTCGAGGCGCGCGAATGGGTCGAGGGCGAGGCGGCCTTGCCGCTCTACCGCGACACGGCGACGGAAATGGGCGCCGTCATCGCCTTTGCCGATGCGCATGAGGAATGGGAGGTGACGTTCCTGCGCTGTGCCGCCGCCCCACCGGGCGGGCCGGTCACGGACGATGCCTTTGCTGTCATTCGCGGCGATATCCTCGATGGGCTGCAGCGGCAGAAATGGGACGCGGTCTATCTGTCGCTCCACGGCGCCATGATCACCTGCGGCAACCCGACGCCGGAACTCGATCTGCTGACGGATGTGCGCAGCGTGATCGGCAGGACGCCGCTCGCCGTCACCTTCGACCTCCACGCCAATCTCGGCCAGCCGATGATCGATCTGGTCGACATCGCCATCGGCTACAAGACCTATCCGCATGTCGACATGGATCAGGTGGCAGCGCGCGCCGTGACACTCGTCACCGACATGGCCCAGGGCAAGGTCAAGCCGGTCGGCGCCATCGCCAAGGTGCCGGCGATCTTTACCAGCTTCAACATGCGCACGACCGACGGGCCGATGGCGGAAGTGGCATCAGCCGCCGCCAAATGGCGCGGTGAAGACGGCGTCCTGGAAGCCACCGTCTTTGGCGGTTTCGCCTATGGCGATTCACCCTTTGCCGGCCCCACGGCCATGGTCTTTGCCGATGGCGACCGCATGCTGGCTCAGCGTGCGGCGAAGGCCCTCGCCCATGACATGGCGAGCCGGCGCGAGCGTTTTCAGTTGAAATTGCCGAGCCCGGCTGAGGCGATCGCCGAGGCCCTGCGCACGCCCGGCAACAAACCGGCGGCGATCACGGACCCCGCCGACAATCCGCTTTCCGGCGGCATCGGTGATACGCCGACCCTGTTCCGCGCCCTGCTCGACGCCAGGCCGGATGTGCCTTGCGTCTTCGCCTTCTTCTGGGATCCCGATCTGGTGACGGAAGCGCGCCGTGCCGGCATCGGCGCCAAGCTCGACGTCGCCTTCGGCGGGCGTGTCAGCCCGGCCTTCGGCAAGCCGGCGCGCATCAGCGCCACGGTGCTGGCCTTGACCGAGGGCAAATTCCGCAATGTCGGGCCGTTTGAGAACAATCTTGCGATCGATGTCGGCCAGACGGCGCTGTTCGATGTCGAGGGCATCAAGGTGATCGTGACCTCCAGCTGCCAGACACCCAATGACCCCGCCTATTTCACGCTGCACGGCATCGATCTGGCGCAAGTGGGCCTACTCTGCGTCAAAGCCAAGAACCATTTCCGCGCCGGCTTCAC
- a CDS encoding MFS transporter: MLQGVWRAMQPVLPVLIGITLIETALGVLMPLIGIQLSRWGVSSIVVGIAASAYFVGFLAGTLFCQRIIKRVGHIRAFGVFVVLAADATVLHLVIQDAYFWIAFRAIAGFALAGGFVVIESWLNDKSSDDTRSKIFAIYTVVSWGASGISPLLLNIDDPTGVLLFALCTVCMASAMIPLGLTKIGNPVIAEHVHLSIPRLFKASPLGVVCCFGAGFLNGALYGLLPNYIDGLAMGEKELSFLILIGTIAVLLSQFPIGHAADVYGRRPIIIGTVAASCLLCFIIFATPELPYIFLLCLFFLLSAFQSPLYALGIGQTSDYVAKKEFVAASSGLLFAWGLGASIGPSLAGVTMNELGPRGLFLFVGCGYGLIAAFALYRVLRRKAKTPEEQSNFVAVPAVQGAYGAPELDPRGEHMPHVGAKPMPD; this comes from the coding sequence ATGCTTCAGGGCGTATGGCGGGCGATGCAGCCGGTTCTGCCGGTTCTCATCGGCATCACGCTGATCGAGACGGCGCTGGGTGTGCTGATGCCGCTCATCGGCATCCAGCTCTCCCGCTGGGGCGTCTCGTCGATCGTCGTCGGCATCGCCGCCTCGGCTTATTTCGTCGGCTTCCTGGCCGGCACCCTCTTCTGCCAGCGAATCATCAAGCGCGTCGGGCATATCCGTGCCTTCGGCGTCTTCGTCGTGCTGGCGGCGGATGCCACCGTGCTGCACCTCGTCATCCAGGACGCCTATTTCTGGATCGCCTTCCGCGCCATTGCCGGCTTTGCACTCGCCGGCGGCTTCGTCGTCATCGAATCCTGGCTCAACGACAAGTCCAGCGACGATACCCGCAGCAAGATCTTCGCCATCTATACCGTGGTGAGCTGGGGCGCTTCCGGCATCTCGCCCTTGCTGCTCAACATCGACGATCCGACCGGCGTGCTGCTCTTTGCGCTCTGCACGGTCTGCATGGCAAGTGCCATGATCCCCCTCGGCCTCACCAAGATCGGCAATCCGGTGATCGCCGAGCACGTTCACCTCTCCATCCCGCGCCTCTTCAAGGCGTCACCCCTGGGCGTCGTGTGCTGCTTCGGAGCAGGTTTCTTGAACGGCGCCCTTTACGGATTGCTGCCCAACTATATCGACGGGCTCGCGATGGGTGAGAAGGAGCTTTCCTTCCTCATTCTCATTGGCACCATCGCCGTGCTGCTGTCGCAATTCCCGATCGGCCATGCCGCCGACGTCTATGGCCGCCGCCCGATCATCATCGGGACGGTCGCCGCCTCGTGTCTCCTCTGCTTCATCATCTTCGCAACACCTGAGCTGCCCTATATTTTCCTGCTCTGCCTCTTCTTCCTGCTCTCCGCCTTCCAATCGCCGCTCTATGCGCTGGGCATCGGCCAGACCAGCGATTACGTGGCGAAGAAGGAATTCGTCGCGGCGTCATCGGGATTGCTTTTCGCCTGGGGGCTCGGCGCCTCAATCGGGCCGTCGCTGGCCGGCGTCACCATGAACGAGCTGGGGCCGCGCGGGCTCTTCCTGTTCGTCGGCTGCGGCTATGGCCTCATTGCTGCCTTCGCGCTTTATCGTGTGCTGCGGCGCAAGGCGAAGACGCCGGAAGAGCAGAGCAATTTCGTCGCCGTTCCCGCCGTGCAAGGCGCTTACGGCGCTCCGGAACTCGACCCCCGCGGCGAACACATGCCGCATGTGGGGGCGAAGCCTATGCCGGATTGA
- a CDS encoding oxidoreductase, with translation MARDPRYDILFEPVKIGPVTARNRFFQVPHCNGMGHQHPHGHAAMRGMKAEGGWAVVSTEECEIHPSGDVTPYVEARIWDDHDIPYLSMMTEAVHRHGSLAAVELVHNGPSSSNLYSREVPIGPVHQPTSYYPFQARAMDRQDIRDYRRWHRDAAIRAKKAGFDIVYVYAGHDLSMPMHFLQKRRNQRIDEYGGSLENRIRLFREVIEDAKSAVGDTCGIAVRFAVDEMMGKDGIAADGEAKDIVAMLAELPDLWDVNLSTWKHDSQTSRFSEEGFQEPFTAFVKTLTTKPVVGVGRYTSPDRMVSLIKKGVLDMIGAARPSIADPYLPKKIEEGRLEDIRECIGCNICVSGDYTITPIRCTQNPTMGEEWRKGWHPELISPKASNDRVLIVGGGPAGLEAARALGLRGYDVALAESSTELGGRVNKESRLPGLSAWGRVRDYRLGQIGKMTNVETYLDSRLNAANILEYGFERVVLATGCHWRKDGVGRSHAYPIPGLDKANVFSPDGIMAGRLPGSGTVLVYDDDLFYLAGVLAERLAKAGLKVIYVTTGDTASSWTTNTLELLVINKHLRKLGIRVIPSRDLVGVKDGVAQLEHSYGEEPEFIPVDAIVPVTARLPEEALYQSLIANPDALKDAGIKSVTRIGDCLAPGLIAYAVYSGHRYARELDANDMGEVKFRRPLPLMATS, from the coding sequence ATGGCCCGCGACCCGCGTTACGATATCCTGTTCGAGCCGGTGAAGATCGGCCCGGTCACGGCCAGGAACCGCTTCTTCCAGGTGCCGCATTGCAACGGCATGGGTCATCAGCATCCCCATGGCCACGCCGCCATGCGCGGCATGAAGGCCGAGGGCGGCTGGGCCGTGGTCTCGACCGAGGAATGCGAAATCCATCCCAGCGGCGACGTCACACCCTATGTCGAGGCGCGCATCTGGGACGACCACGACATCCCCTATCTTTCCATGATGACGGAAGCCGTGCACCGCCACGGCTCGCTGGCGGCGGTGGAATTGGTCCATAACGGCCCGTCCTCCTCCAACCTCTACAGCCGCGAAGTGCCGATCGGCCCGGTGCATCAGCCGACCAGCTACTACCCCTTCCAGGCCCGCGCCATGGACCGGCAGGACATCCGCGACTATCGCCGCTGGCATCGCGATGCCGCGATCCGGGCGAAGAAGGCGGGCTTCGACATCGTCTACGTCTATGCCGGCCACGACCTTTCCATGCCGATGCACTTCCTGCAAAAGCGCCGCAACCAGCGCATCGACGAATATGGCGGCAGCCTCGAAAACCGCATCCGCCTGTTCCGTGAGGTGATCGAGGACGCGAAATCCGCCGTCGGCGACACCTGCGGCATCGCCGTGCGCTTTGCCGTCGATGAAATGATGGGGAAGGATGGCATCGCCGCCGATGGCGAGGCCAAGGACATCGTCGCCATGCTGGCGGAACTCCCCGACCTCTGGGACGTCAACCTCTCGACCTGGAAACATGACAGCCAGACCTCGCGCTTCTCGGAGGAAGGCTTCCAGGAGCCCTTCACGGCGTTTGTGAAGACGCTGACCACCAAGCCGGTCGTCGGTGTCGGCCGCTACACGTCGCCTGACCGCATGGTCTCGCTGATCAAGAAGGGCGTCCTCGACATGATCGGGGCGGCGCGGCCCTCCATCGCCGATCCCTATCTGCCGAAGAAGATCGAGGAAGGCCGTCTCGAAGACATCCGCGAATGCATCGGCTGCAACATCTGCGTCTCCGGCGACTACACCATCACGCCGATCCGCTGCACCCAGAACCCGACCATGGGCGAGGAATGGCGCAAGGGCTGGCACCCGGAACTGATTTCGCCGAAAGCCTCGAACGACCGCGTCCTTATCGTCGGCGGCGGCCCGGCCGGGCTGGAAGCCGCGCGTGCGCTGGGCCTGCGCGGTTACGACGTGGCTTTGGCCGAAAGTTCGACCGAGCTTGGCGGCCGCGTGAACAAGGAATCGCGTCTGCCCGGTCTTTCCGCCTGGGGCCGTGTCCGCGATTACCGCTTGGGCCAGATCGGCAAGATGACCAATGTCGAAACCTATCTCGACAGCCGTCTCAATGCTGCCAACATCCTCGAATACGGTTTCGAGCGCGTGGTGCTGGCGACTGGCTGTCATTGGCGGAAAGATGGCGTGGGGCGCTCGCATGCCTACCCAATCCCCGGCCTCGACAAAGCCAACGTCTTCTCGCCCGACGGCATCATGGCGGGTCGCCTGCCGGGCTCCGGCACGGTCTTGGTCTATGACGATGATCTTTTCTACCTCGCCGGTGTCCTGGCCGAGCGCCTCGCCAAGGCGGGCCTCAAGGTCATCTATGTGACGACCGGTGACACGGCTTCCAGCTGGACCACCAACACGCTGGAACTGCTGGTCATCAACAAGCATTTGCGCAAGCTCGGCATCCGCGTCATCCCGTCCCGCGATCTGGTTGGCGTCAAGGACGGTGTCGCGCAGTTGGAGCATTCATACGGCGAGGAACCCGAATTCATCCCCGTCGACGCAATCGTGCCGGTCACCGCGCGCCTGCCGGAAGAAGCACTCTATCAATCACTGATCGCCAACCCGGATGCCCTCAAGGACGCCGGCATCAAATCCGTGACCCGCATCGGTGACTGCCTCGCCCCCGGCCTCATCGCCTACGCCGTCTACAGCGGCCACCGTTACGCCCGCGAACTCGATGCTAATGATATGGGCGAAGTGAAGTTCCGGCGGCCTTTGCCGTTGATGGCGACGTCGTAA